One window from the genome of Candidatus Methanoperedens sp. encodes:
- a CDS encoding DUF5011 domain-containing protein — MPVSEYYKPKHKVKRITNGFFEKIGLLLTVVILLTMLMSNSSINVSVASASSASDNSPSITQENQVPDSKISENAAIAVVDAIPPVITLLGRNPVTSLRVGSVMYKDAGAMATDNVDGDLTASIIVNNPVNTSVAGTYTVNYSVTDAAGNTGNVTRTVIVSNPLDPATIPKFQDFLIIPPEMPKTAQPDPAIDYYEIATREFQEQVLPAGMPQTTVWGYGSNTTPGTFNAPSFTIETTANRPVRVKWINDLVDQNGNYLPFFLPVDQTLHWANPAAGIAGRDSHGTDPTPYDGPVPIVTHVHGAHTIQEADGHPEAWFLPSANNIPAGYSTTGTYYDIFKTTAPSRASWGPGNAVFDYPNNQRASTIWYHDHALGVDRINVMQGPAGFWLIRGGADDLNLGFNRPGQQLFVGVNPAEPITEIPIAIQDRSFNDDGSIFYPDSRVFFDGFTGPYFPISDIAPIWNPEFFGDSIMVNGRTWPYMNVEQKQYRLRFLNGDNSRFLILQMDNGMNFTQIGAEGGFLASPASLNRLLLGGAERADVIVNFTNIPVGTNITLQNVGPDAPFGGGVPCPIGQDPITNPGCGDFAPANPATTGKVMQFRVVAATTPDTSTPADQITLPPIVPLGTENKSRLLSLNEECSNSSLTGFQCPKAALLGTVMFNATTGAPMGIPMMWGDAVTENVTLGTTEMWEMYDFTADAHPIHLHQVMFQVMNREVFDPAFGVVGTITLPEPGETGWKDTVIAYPGQITRIKARWNIPGIFVWHCHILEHEENEMMRPYTVSAPPVVPKLNITATPTTVTVGVPTNVNFTVTDGVTPVSNAAVTLSGNATGTGTTDVNGNVVISVNATAQGTITSTATSTGYTDGTTTLSAIAPPVTIQNLIKNPGFESGKTSWLFYTNGVGTFNAGPPAYAGNNSARLAFSTAGTNMQLYQPGVALEPNTRYQLSFAAYSNTGHDIRVRLFKQVSPYPTYGLDYTANLGTSWAVFTTQFTTTGFASNVTDGRLQFWLVPFASAGDTYYIDNVRLEKVSTAPVLPGIVTHPAGQTVATGQTATFSVVATGTSLSYQWQKNGTDIPGATGASYTTPPATLLDNGSVFRVNVTNPAGSVMSNGAVLTVLPVTSINLIQNPGFESGTASWIFFTSGTGTFTAPTPGYNGTRAARLALSSSGTNIQLYQTGVTLQPNTLYRLSFVAYSTTGHDVRVRLFKHVSPFTVYMPDFTVNLGTGWQVFTTTFTTTGFTGNVTDGRLQFWLAPFATAGDNYYIDEVRLEKV, encoded by the coding sequence ATGCCAGTTAGTGAATACTATAAACCAAAACATAAAGTAAAGAGAATAACCAATGGCTTTTTTGAAAAAATAGGATTATTGCTTACAGTTGTAATCCTGTTGACAATGTTGATGTCAAACAGCAGCATTAATGTCAGCGTTGCAAGTGCAAGCTCTGCATCAGACAATAGTCCTTCCATTACACAGGAGAATCAGGTCCCGGACTCAAAAATAAGTGAAAATGCAGCTATAGCAGTTGTTGATGCCATACCACCTGTTATTACGCTTCTTGGAAGGAATCCTGTAACCAGCCTGCGTGTAGGCTCGGTCATGTACAAGGATGCAGGAGCAATGGCAACGGACAATGTTGATGGTGATCTGACAGCTTCTATAATAGTCAACAATCCTGTAAACACTTCAGTTGCAGGCACATATACAGTGAATTATTCCGTTACAGATGCAGCAGGCAACACGGGCAATGTAACAAGAACAGTCATCGTGTCAAACCCGCTTGATCCTGCAACCATACCGAAGTTCCAGGATTTCTTAATAATACCCCCTGAGATGCCAAAGACCGCACAACCCGATCCTGCGATAGATTATTACGAGATTGCGACCAGGGAATTCCAGGAGCAGGTACTTCCGGCAGGAATGCCTCAAACAACGGTCTGGGGCTATGGTTCAAATACAACCCCGGGCACTTTCAATGCACCTTCATTTACAATCGAAACTACGGCAAACAGGCCTGTGCGTGTAAAGTGGATCAACGATCTGGTTGATCAGAATGGCAACTATCTGCCGTTTTTCCTACCAGTTGACCAGACCCTTCACTGGGCAAATCCTGCCGCAGGGATTGCAGGAAGAGATAGCCACGGCACCGACCCCACGCCTTATGACGGGCCTGTGCCGATTGTTACCCATGTGCATGGAGCACATACTATTCAAGAAGCTGACGGCCATCCTGAAGCATGGTTCCTACCATCTGCCAATAATATACCTGCAGGTTATTCCACGACAGGAACGTACTATGACATATTCAAGACAACTGCTCCTTCCAGAGCTTCATGGGGTCCGGGAAATGCGGTATTCGATTACCCGAACAACCAGAGGGCAAGTACCATATGGTACCATGACCATGCTCTGGGTGTGGACAGGATAAATGTCATGCAGGGCCCGGCAGGTTTCTGGCTTATCAGGGGGGGTGCTGATGACCTCAATCTCGGTTTCAACAGGCCAGGCCAGCAGCTGTTCGTCGGCGTAAATCCGGCTGAGCCAATAACAGAGATCCCGATTGCAATCCAGGACAGATCATTCAATGATGACGGCTCGATATTCTATCCTGACAGCAGGGTTTTCTTTGACGGCTTCACAGGTCCATACTTCCCGATAAGTGACATAGCTCCAATCTGGAATCCCGAGTTCTTCGGCGACAGTATAATGGTCAACGGAAGAACCTGGCCATACATGAATGTCGAGCAGAAACAATATCGGCTCAGGTTCCTGAATGGTGACAACTCACGGTTCCTGATACTCCAGATGGACAACGGTATGAATTTCACTCAGATAGGGGCTGAAGGCGGTTTCCTTGCATCTCCTGCATCGCTTAACAGGCTTTTACTTGGAGGTGCTGAACGAGCAGATGTCATAGTAAACTTCACCAACATCCCGGTTGGAACAAACATAACCTTGCAGAACGTTGGTCCTGACGCACCATTTGGCGGCGGTGTGCCATGCCCGATAGGACAGGATCCGATAACAAATCCAGGATGTGGCGACTTTGCTCCTGCAAACCCTGCAACAACCGGTAAAGTCATGCAGTTCAGGGTAGTTGCAGCAACTACGCCGGACACGAGCACTCCGGCTGATCAGATAACATTGCCACCAATTGTTCCTCTGGGAACAGAAAATAAGAGCAGACTGTTGTCCCTTAACGAAGAATGCTCGAATTCAAGCCTGACCGGATTCCAGTGTCCGAAAGCGGCTTTGCTGGGAACGGTCATGTTCAACGCAACAACAGGTGCGCCAATGGGAATTCCCATGATGTGGGGCGATGCCGTAACGGAGAATGTCACACTTGGCACTACTGAAATGTGGGAGATGTACGACTTCACAGCAGATGCTCATCCCATACATTTGCATCAAGTCATGTTCCAGGTAATGAACAGGGAGGTGTTCGATCCTGCGTTTGGAGTTGTTGGCACCATCACACTTCCAGAGCCAGGGGAAACAGGATGGAAAGACACGGTAATAGCCTATCCCGGCCAGATTACAAGAATCAAGGCGAGATGGAATATCCCGGGAATTTTTGTGTGGCACTGTCATATTTTAGAGCATGAAGAGAATGAAATGATGAGGCCGTACACTGTTAGTGCACCACCGGTTGTTCCAAAACTGAACATCACTGCAACTCCGACAACAGTGACAGTCGGAGTACCGACAAATGTGAACTTCACTGTGACAGACGGCGTCACACCAGTATCAAATGCGGCGGTTACTCTTAGCGGTAATGCAACAGGAACCGGAACAACAGACGTTAACGGTAATGTTGTAATAAGCGTGAATGCGACAGCACAGGGGACGATTACATCAACTGCCACTTCAACAGGTTATACAGACGGAACTACAACCCTGTCTGCAATTGCGCCACCAGTTACTATACAAAATCTAATAAAGAACCCGGGATTTGAATCAGGAAAGACTTCATGGCTGTTCTATACGAATGGCGTTGGGACATTCAATGCAGGACCTCCGGCCTATGCAGGAAATAATTCTGCCAGGCTTGCTTTTAGCACTGCTGGTACAAATATGCAGTTATATCAACCAGGGGTAGCCCTTGAACCGAACACACGCTATCAGTTGAGCTTTGCTGCTTACTCGAACACAGGACATGATATAAGAGTAAGGTTATTTAAACAAGTTTCACCTTACCCAACCTATGGATTGGATTATACGGCCAATCTCGGTACGAGCTGGGCTGTATTTACAACGCAATTTACGACTACTGGTTTTGCAAGCAATGTGACTGACGGGCGTTTACAGTTCTGGCTTGTACCGTTTGCATCTGCAGGAGATACCTACTACATTGATAACGTAAGGCTGGAGAAGGTCAGTACTGCTCCGGTATTGCCGGGGATAGTAACTCATCCTGCCGGTCAAACCGTTGCAACAGGGCAGACTGCAACCTTTAGCGTTGTGGCTACAGGAACGTCGTTGAGTTACCAGTGGCAGAAGAATGGTACTGATATTCCCGGTGCAACAGGCGCATCGTACACAACCCCGCCAGCGACCTTACTGGATAACGGTTCGGTTTTCCGCGTCAATGTGACAAATCCTGCAGGCAGTGTAATGAGCAACGGCGCAGTATTGACAGTTTTGCCGGTAACTTCCATAAACCTTATACAGAACCCGGGATTCGAATCAGGAACTGCTTCATGGATATTCTTTACAAGCGGGACAGGGACATTCACTGCACCAACCCCGGGGTATAACGGGACAAGAGCGGCCAGACTTGCACTGAGCAGCAGCGGTACGAATATCCAGCTGTACCAGACAGGAGTAACACTGCAACCAAATACACTGTACAGGTTGAGCTTTGTTGCATATTCAACGACAGGACACGATGTGCGTGTAAGGTTGTTCAAGCACGTTTCGCCTTTTACTGTCTACATGCCGGACTTTACAGTAAATCTGGGTACAGGCTGGCAGGTATTCACGACTACATTTACCACTACGGGTTTTACGGGTAATGTAACGGATGGCCGTCTACAGTTCTGGCTTGCACCGTTCGCGACAGCAGGAGACAACTACTACATAGATGAGGTCAGGTTGGAAAAGGTCTAA
- a CDS encoding type II toxin-antitoxin system HicA family toxin — translation MTKLNVIDARKMEKLLFKLGFERVRQKGSHVFYRHPDGRTTSVPHHPGRDLARPLIKEILREIELSVEEYNEHLKKL, via the coding sequence TTGACCAAGCTTAATGTAATTGATGCCAGAAAAATGGAAAAGTTGCTGTTTAAGCTTGGCTTTGAAAGGGTACGCCAGAAAGGGAGTCACGTTTTCTACAGACATCCTGATGGGAGAACAACCAGTGTACCGCATCATCCTGGAAGAGATTTAGCACGTCCGTTGATAAAAGAAATATTAAGGGAGATAGAACTTAGTGTTGAGGAATACAATGAGCATTTGAAGAAATTGTGA
- a CDS encoding type II toxin-antitoxin system HicB family antitoxin, translating to MPTLTAYIEKDPETGLYVAIVPGIPGAHTQAETLDELQQNLIEVLELCLEELEPETKQNLPQFVGIQQVEVSG from the coding sequence ATGCCTACATTAACAGCATATATCGAAAAAGACCCAGAAACAGGCTTATATGTGGCGATTGTCCCGGGAATTCCTGGCGCTCATACTCAAGCAGAAACTCTTGATGAGCTTCAACAGAACCTTATAGAGGTATTAGAGCTATGCCTAGAAGAGCTAGAGCCTGAAACCAAGCAAAATTTACCTCAATTTGTCGGAATCCAGCAAGTTGAGGTGAGTGGTTGA
- a CDS encoding helix-turn-helix transcriptional regulator: protein MVSKPILYTPEWLISFQKEIAGALFLDPDTGEVICEYRKRYGMSQEEFGELMELRRESISRIENGSVTPTFDFAKKFINAMALIEAIRVERAQHKEMDVYFLENLAKELGFDREKLEFMLKVAVESYDKKLVKIQKSLKEIKI, encoded by the coding sequence TTGGTATCAAAACCCATATTATACACCCCTGAATGGCTTATATCATTTCAAAAAGAAATAGCCGGAGCGTTATTTTTAGACCCGGATACCGGGGAAGTGATTTGTGAGTACAGGAAGAGATATGGTATGTCACAGGAAGAATTCGGGGAACTGATGGAGTTGCGCCGTGAATCTATATCGCGGATAGAGAATGGGAGTGTAACCCCGACATTTGATTTTGCAAAGAAATTCATTAATGCAATGGCGCTGATCGAAGCAATCCGGGTGGAGAGGGCGCAGCATAAGGAAATGGATGTCTATTTCCTTGAAAATCTCGCAAAAGAACTGGGATTCGACAGGGAGAAACTTGAATTCATGCTCAAAGTGGCTGTAGAAAGTTATGATAAAAAACTCGTGAAAATCCAAAAATCACTAAAGGAGATAAAAATATGA
- a CDS encoding TIGR00269 family protein, with product MKCQRCSKSAVIYQKYSNSHLCKNHFIEDVERKIKRDIRKFKMIGRGEKIAVALSGGKDSIALLYVLHKIFRNRPDLEFTAITIDEGIKGYREHTLEHAIKLTGELGIRHTIRSFEDEFKTSLDALTRNKENASCTLCGVLRKNILNKAAREIGADKIAIGHNLDDESQTILMNYLRGDTDRLKRMLPGTIQKGMVPRIKPLRSIPEKEVALYGFMNNLPVSMDECPYAGSALRNEIRDILNNYEVRHPGTKYSLLGGYESISEFLRPADTQIVFCEKCNEPGSDRICKTCRLLGRK from the coding sequence ATGAAATGCCAGCGATGCAGCAAGAGCGCAGTGATATACCAGAAATACTCAAATTCCCACCTGTGCAAAAATCATTTTATTGAAGATGTTGAGCGAAAGATCAAGCGCGACATCCGTAAATTCAAGATGATTGGAAGAGGTGAAAAGATAGCTGTGGCATTAAGCGGCGGAAAGGACAGCATCGCATTATTGTATGTCCTTCATAAGATCTTCCGGAACCGCCCTGACCTTGAATTTACGGCAATTACGATCGATGAGGGCATCAAGGGCTACAGAGAACATACGCTTGAACATGCCATTAAACTGACTGGCGAACTTGGTATCAGGCATACCATCAGGTCTTTTGAGGATGAGTTCAAAACATCGCTTGACGCTTTGACCCGGAATAAAGAGAATGCTTCCTGCACTCTTTGCGGGGTGCTGCGTAAAAATATCCTGAATAAAGCCGCGCGCGAGATCGGCGCTGATAAAATCGCAATAGGACATAATCTTGATGATGAATCCCAGACAATTTTAATGAATTACTTGCGCGGGGACACTGACAGGTTAAAAAGAATGCTTCCCGGAACAATCCAGAAAGGAATGGTTCCACGGATCAAGCCGCTTAGAAGTATTCCCGAAAAAGAGGTTGCTCTTTATGGGTTCATGAATAACCTTCCCGTAAGCATGGATGAATGCCCGTATGCGGGCTCAGCTCTTCGCAATGAGATACGGGATATACTGAATAATTATGAGGTAAGACATCCGGGGACGAAATACTCTCTCCTGGGCGGTTATGAATCTATTTCCGAATTTTTGCGTCCTGCTGATACGCAGATCGTGTTTTGTGAAAAATGCAATGAACCGGGCAGTGACAGGATATGCAAAACATGCAGGCTGCTCGGAAGAAAATGA
- the tnpA gene encoding IS200/IS605 family transposase: MRLRLCGIWLRERRCSCCSRERGAVNPDHVHIFFKYPLKYSLSFIVKKLKERTSRIIRKEFPHLKEWCGEHMWAPSCFHGSVGNGWEIVEKYIQMQDKHHAKPTPSTKLAIISGSYIC; the protein is encoded by the coding sequence ATGCGGTTGAGGCTGTGCGGGATATGGTTGCGAGAACGGAGATGCAGTTGCTGCTCAAGGGAGCGAGGTGCAGTAAATCCTGATCATGTACATATTTTCTTTAAATACCCTCTAAAGTATTCGCTCAGTTTTATCGTGAAAAAACTGAAAGAACGGACAAGCAGAATAATCAGGAAGGAATTTCCCCATCTTAAGGAATGGTGCGGTGAACATATGTGGGCACCAAGCTGCTTCCATGGGTCTGTGGGAAATGGATGGGAGATTGTTGAGAAATACATCCAGATGCAGGATAAACATCATGCAAAACCGACTCCATCTACAAAACTTGCTATTATCAGTGGTAGTTATATTTGCTGA
- the ppsA gene encoding phosphoenolpyruvate synthase — protein MTENSVVWLEEVGKEDIAIVGGKGASLGEMLRAELPVPTGFAVTAQAFRRFIDETGINDELFGSLEVDVDNADILRNSEKKAKKIIMDAKMPHDIDDSIRSKYREMCKKEGGEVFVAVRSSATAEDLPDASFAGQQDTFLNMRGEQNVIDAVKKCWASLYGARAIYYRVKQGFDHRKVNLCAVVQMMVDAEKAGVMFSSHPSSGEPLTIIEGAWGLGETVVSGSVSPDYYMVDRNSKTIKERKIATKNIMHTKDPKTGKTIDIPVPSDKKNSKVLDDDEILKLVEFGELLEDLYGVPQDIEWAIKNKEIFILQSRPITTIKKKEPKEKVATTAILEGLGASPGIAYGQAKLIVDSSELGKVKDGDILVAVMTTPDMVPAMKRAAAIVTDEGGLTCHAAIVSRELGCPAVVGTRKATEILTDGMKITVDGEKGLVFEGKKEIVVPETAQKEKSVISFAKSKPVTATEVKVNVSIPEATARAIETQADGVGLLRIEHMILGLPKHPKQYIKEGKADEYVEELVSRIQTVVDAFYPKPVWVRTLDAPTDEFRAMEGGEGEPVEPNPMLGYRGIRRDLIDTEHFELEVKAFKELIKRGYNNMGIMIPLVQHPSELRRAKEFMRNNGIDIDRIDIGIMVEIPAAALIIDQFLAEGLNFVSFGTNDLTQYTLAVDRNNEHVAHLYNELHPAIMKLIEHVIIECNKVGVKTSICGQAGSNPKVAKRLVELGITSISANIDAVEAVRDMVARTEMQLLLKGARCSKS, from the coding sequence ATGACAGAAAATTCGGTTGTCTGGCTTGAGGAAGTTGGAAAAGAAGATATTGCGATCGTCGGCGGAAAAGGTGCAAGTTTAGGTGAGATGCTGCGGGCAGAATTGCCTGTCCCCACAGGTTTTGCTGTGACTGCACAGGCTTTTCGCAGATTCATTGATGAAACCGGGATAAATGATGAGCTTTTCGGTTCCCTTGAAGTTGATGTCGATAATGCGGATATCTTAAGGAATTCTGAGAAAAAAGCAAAAAAGATCATAATGGATGCAAAAATGCCACACGATATTGATGACAGCATCCGGTCAAAATATCGGGAAATGTGCAAAAAAGAGGGCGGGGAAGTTTTTGTGGCAGTTCGCTCAAGTGCGACAGCTGAAGACCTTCCGGATGCAAGTTTTGCAGGGCAGCAGGATACTTTTCTTAATATGAGGGGAGAGCAAAACGTGATCGATGCAGTAAAGAAATGCTGGGCATCTCTTTATGGGGCGCGTGCTATCTATTACCGTGTTAAGCAGGGGTTCGACCACAGGAAAGTAAATCTGTGTGCAGTTGTCCAGATGATGGTAGATGCCGAAAAAGCAGGTGTGATGTTCTCATCGCATCCTTCATCCGGAGAGCCACTGACAATCATTGAAGGCGCATGGGGGCTGGGTGAAACAGTAGTATCAGGTTCGGTTTCCCCGGACTATTATATGGTAGACAGGAATTCAAAAACAATAAAAGAACGAAAGATCGCTACTAAGAATATCATGCATACAAAGGACCCCAAAACAGGGAAAACCATTGATATTCCTGTACCCTCCGACAAGAAAAATTCAAAGGTTCTTGATGATGATGAAATTTTAAAACTTGTTGAATTCGGGGAATTGCTGGAAGACCTGTACGGGGTACCCCAGGATATTGAATGGGCAATAAAGAACAAAGAGATTTTTATCCTCCAATCAAGACCGATCACCACGATCAAAAAGAAAGAACCAAAGGAAAAAGTCGCAACTACTGCTATTCTTGAAGGGCTTGGCGCATCCCCTGGTATTGCATATGGCCAGGCAAAGCTGATCGTGGATTCAAGTGAACTTGGAAAAGTCAAGGATGGCGACATTCTTGTGGCTGTCATGACCACGCCTGATATGGTTCCTGCGATGAAGCGGGCAGCAGCTATAGTTACAGACGAAGGCGGTCTTACATGCCATGCAGCTATCGTATCACGGGAACTGGGCTGCCCTGCTGTCGTAGGAACAAGGAAGGCCACTGAAATATTAACGGATGGTATGAAAATAACAGTAGACGGGGAAAAGGGGCTTGTGTTTGAAGGTAAGAAAGAAATTGTGGTTCCTGAAACAGCACAAAAGGAAAAATCAGTTATATCATTTGCAAAATCAAAACCGGTAACTGCAACTGAAGTAAAGGTTAATGTTTCAATCCCTGAAGCTACGGCGCGGGCTATTGAAACGCAGGCAGATGGCGTGGGGCTTTTACGAATCGAGCACATGATCCTTGGTCTTCCAAAACACCCCAAGCAATACATAAAGGAAGGAAAGGCAGATGAGTATGTTGAGGAGCTTGTTTCGAGAATCCAGACGGTGGTTGATGCCTTCTATCCAAAACCTGTATGGGTAAGAACACTTGATGCGCCCACTGATGAGTTCAGGGCTATGGAGGGAGGCGAGGGTGAACCGGTTGAGCCAAATCCGATGCTCGGATACCGTGGTATCAGGCGTGACCTTATTGATACCGAACATTTCGAGCTTGAGGTAAAGGCATTCAAAGAATTGATAAAACGCGGTTATAATAATATGGGTATAATGATCCCTCTTGTCCAGCATCCATCTGAGTTGCGAAGAGCAAAAGAGTTCATGCGGAATAACGGGATTGACATTGACAGGATCGATATCGGAATAATGGTCGAGATCCCTGCGGCTGCGCTAATAATCGATCAGTTCCTTGCCGAGGGGCTGAATTTTGTGAGCTTTGGCACCAACGACCTGACACAGTACACGCTTGCGGTTGACAGGAATAACGAACATGTCGCTCACCTGTATAATGAACTGCATCCTGCTATCATGAAGCTTATAGAGCATGTCATCATCGAGTGCAATAAGGTCGGTGTGAAGACAAGTATCTGTGGACAGGCGGGAAGCAACCCGAAAGTGGCAAAGAGGCTAGTGGAGCTTGGTATCACGAGCATTTCCGCGAATATCGATGCGGTTGAGGCTGTGCGGGATATGGTTGCGAGAACGGAGATGCAGTTGCTGCTCAAGGGAGCGAGGTGCAGTAAATCCTGA
- a CDS encoding HYR domain-containing protein has protein sequence MTICRTSDKKKEKKYMNKKLNFGTLLLVMALVLIPQGSAATLDGAAIYASKCSGCHGSLATHSMIPSGITAAQITASFAPGGKMYGKGVTLAAGEAQAIADAITPPVADTTKPVITAPADVSVVAAAVLPMTVNIGTATATDNSGIAPVITNDAPAKFGLGVTTVTWTATDGSGNFATATQKVTVTATVQIPVLTTITVTPAAANLLVNGTQVFTAAANDQNSNPMPVVISWTSSNETVGTIDASGNFSALAAGITTIKAENGTVNGTASVTVTTAAQTPVLTTIKVVPPTAKIIVGKNRSFMAKTFDQFNNTISALVTWESSNTSVGTIDNNGNFTALSAGKTTITATNGTITGSATITVKAKLSRHIDDDSEKNTEDKEDKEDKEDKEDEHELEED, from the coding sequence ATGACCATTTGCAGAACATCGGACAAAAAAAAGGAGAAAAAATACATGAATAAAAAATTGAATTTTGGGACATTACTTTTAGTAATGGCTCTGGTACTGATACCACAAGGATCAGCAGCAACTCTCGACGGAGCAGCCATATATGCAAGCAAATGTTCCGGGTGTCACGGATCTTTAGCGACACACAGTATGATTCCTTCTGGAATAACAGCAGCCCAAATAACAGCATCCTTTGCACCAGGAGGGAAAATGTACGGTAAAGGTGTGACATTAGCAGCAGGAGAGGCACAGGCAATAGCCGATGCTATAACACCACCAGTAGCAGACACCACTAAACCGGTAATAACAGCACCAGCAGATGTTTCAGTCGTAGCAGCAGCAGTGCTTCCAATGACAGTAAATATTGGCACAGCGACCGCAACAGACAATAGCGGTATAGCACCTGTAATTACAAATGATGCACCAGCCAAATTCGGACTTGGCGTCACAACTGTAACATGGACTGCAACTGACGGCTCAGGTAACTTTGCAACCGCAACTCAGAAAGTTACAGTAACCGCGACTGTACAAATACCAGTATTAACAACTATAACTGTAACACCCGCAGCAGCAAATTTATTGGTTAACGGAACACAGGTATTTACCGCCGCTGCCAATGATCAGAATAGTAATCCGATGCCAGTTGTAATTTCCTGGACAAGCAGCAATGAAACAGTGGGTACAATCGACGCAAGCGGCAATTTCAGTGCATTAGCAGCAGGTATAACAACTATTAAGGCAGAAAATGGGACTGTAAACGGAACAGCATCAGTAACAGTAACCACGGCTGCCCAAACGCCAGTATTAACAACCATAAAGGTAGTACCGCCAACAGCAAAAATAATTGTTGGTAAAAACAGGTCATTTATGGCAAAAACATTTGACCAGTTCAATAATACAATCTCTGCTCTTGTGACATGGGAAAGCAGCAATACATCGGTAGGTACGATTGATAATAACGGTAACTTTACAGCATTATCAGCAGGAAAAACAACAATTACAGCCACAAATGGAACGATCACTGGATCTGCCACAATTACAGTGAAGGCAAAATTATCCCGGCATATAGACGATGACAGTGAAAAAAACACAGAAGATAAAGAAGATAAAGAAGATAAAGAAGATAAAGAAGACGAACACGAGCTAGAAGAAGATTAG